From Rutidosis leptorrhynchoides isolate AG116_Rl617_1_P2 chromosome 3, CSIRO_AGI_Rlap_v1, whole genome shotgun sequence, a single genomic window includes:
- the LOC139898691 gene encoding small ribosomal subunit protein uS10z/uS10x-like, giving the protein MAATYAAAKPAKMGLEEPQEQVHKIRITLSSKNVKNLEKVCADLIRGSKDKKLRVKGPVRMPTKVLNITTRKSPCGEGTNTWDRFELRVHKRVIDLFSSPDVVKQITSITIEPGVEVEVTIADS; this is encoded by the exons ATGGCGGCTACTTACGCAGCTGCGAAGCCAGCAAAGATGGGACTTGAAGAGCCTCAAGAGCAGGTTCACAAGATTAGAATTACACTCTCTTCCAAAAATGTTAAGAATCTTGAGAAAG TGTGCGCGGATTTGATTCGTGGATCCAAGGACAagaaattgagggttaagggaccCGTAAGAATGCCAACCAAGGTTCTTAACATCACTACCAGGAAATCTCCCTGTGGTGAAG GAACCAACACTTGGGATAGATTTGAGCTTCGTGTGCACAAGCGTGTTATCGACCTTTTCAGCTCACCAGATGTTGTGAAACAAATCACCTCAATCACCATTGAACCTGGTGTTGAAGTTGAGGTTACAATTGCTGATTCCTAG
- the LOC139898692 gene encoding remorin 4.1-like translates to MSNYDQRVQNLHDDEDIRDVHALTPSFYPPSMAASDQDSRGDFSNMSATNSTLVLAGSPIASNTIENDISSNWDLELHPSLSPTRRNSASIVPRGGRDVVVPVRSVKKEEVESKITAWKEAKVAEINNRFKCEDAIINGWESERTQLSTLKMKKVERKLEEKRVRAIEKMENEIAKAHQKAEERRASAEAKRGTKISRVLEVANLMKAVGRAPVKSSYF, encoded by the exons ATGTCTAATTATGATCAAAGGGTTCAAAATCTTCATGATGATGAAGATATTAGGGATGTACACGCATTAACTCCGTCGTTTTATCCTCCTTCCATGGCTGCAAGTGATCAAGATTCTCGTGGAGATTTTTCGAACATGAGTGCCACTAATAGTACACTAGTGCTAGCAGGATCGCCAATAGCAAGCAACACAATTGAAAACGATATTTCTAGCAATTGGGATCTTGAATTGCATCCGTCTTTATCTCCTACAAGAAGAAATAGTGCATCGATTGTCCCTCGTGGTGGTAGAGATGTGGTGGTACCAGTTAGAAGTGTAAAGAAGGAAGAAGTTGAATCCAAGATTACGGCTTGGAAGGAAGCTAAGGTCGCTGAGAttaacaataggtttaaatgtgagGACGCAATAATAAATGGTTGGGAGAGCGAACGGACTCAATTGTCCACGTTAAAGATGAAGAAAGTCGAG AGAAAGCTCGAAGAGAAGCGAGTACGAGCAATAGAAAAGATGGAGAACGAGATAGCAAAAGCGCATCAAAAAGCCGAAGAAAGGAGAGCGTCGGCAGAGGCCAAAAGGGGAACCAAAATTTCTAGGGTTCTTGAAGTAGCCAACTTGATGAAAGCTGTGGGGAGGGCTCCTGTTAAGAGTTCATATTTTTAG